The Fusobacterium necrophorum subsp. necrophorum genome has a window encoding:
- the recG gene encoding ATP-dependent DNA helicase RecG, producing MEQYHSALYQGLDPKKYKGLKTLGIVTVHDLLYSFPRAYDNRSNLKTIAELHQEEYAVLHAKLLHVYTTPTRSGKRMTKATASDGSGLIEILWFGMPYLQKSLKLQEEYIFIGTVKRSMGTFQMTNPEFKLSKGQKMQGEILPIYSTHKNLSQNRFRKYMREVLSLTESSLAENIPEELCQKYKILERKQALWEIHFPSSEKTLEEAKRRFAIEELLIIEMGILKNRFLTDSLSSPLYHLKGEKTLVRQYLDSLPFPLTRAQKKVITEIYKDLEQGRIVNRLVQGDVGSGKTIVAMILLLYMIENGYQGAFMAPTEILATQHYLGVSSKMKELGLRVELLTGSIRGKKRNELLTALGEGKIDLLIGTHALLEEEVSFHQLGFIVIDEQHRFGVLQRQKLREKGILTNLLVMTATPIPRSLALSIYGDLDVSILDELPPGRSPIKTKWIASEEEMEKMYSFIRKQLQQGRQAYFVAPLIEESDKLVLHSILEVEKKIREKLSDYNISILHGRMKSAEKEEIMRQFQQKEIDILVSTTVIEVGIDVPNAVIMTILNAERFGLSALHQLRGRVGRGNSASFCFLISKTQNESSKQRLKIMEATQDGFVIAEEDLKMRNAGEIFGLRQSGLSDLRFINLLHDVKTIKLVRDECIAYLRKYQGKILLPALQEDIFQKFKDSVQKD from the coding sequence ATGGAACAATATCATTCTGCTCTGTATCAAGGATTGGACCCTAAGAAATATAAAGGTCTAAAAACTTTAGGAATTGTGACAGTTCATGACCTCCTTTATTCTTTTCCGAGAGCCTATGACAATCGTTCCAATCTTAAGACAATTGCAGAACTACACCAGGAAGAGTATGCGGTTCTTCATGCAAAACTGTTACATGTATACACCACTCCTACCAGAAGCGGAAAAAGAATGACAAAGGCAACTGCCAGTGACGGAAGCGGTCTCATCGAAATTCTTTGGTTTGGTATGCCCTATCTTCAAAAATCTCTAAAATTACAGGAAGAATATATTTTTATCGGAACTGTCAAACGTAGTATGGGGACTTTTCAAATGACAAATCCTGAATTCAAACTTTCAAAAGGACAAAAAATGCAGGGAGAAATTTTACCCATTTATAGTACCCATAAAAATCTTTCTCAAAATCGTTTTCGAAAATATATGCGGGAAGTTTTATCTCTTACAGAAAGTTCCCTTGCTGAAAATATTCCGGAAGAACTCTGTCAAAAATATAAAATTTTAGAAAGAAAACAAGCCCTTTGGGAAATCCATTTTCCAAGCTCTGAAAAAACATTGGAGGAGGCAAAAAGACGTTTTGCCATTGAAGAACTTCTGATCATCGAAATGGGAATTTTAAAAAATCGTTTTTTAACAGATTCTCTCTCATCCCCGCTCTATCATTTAAAAGGAGAGAAAACTCTTGTGAGACAATATCTGGACTCTCTTCCTTTTCCATTGACAAGGGCTCAAAAAAAAGTAATTACAGAAATTTATAAAGACCTGGAGCAAGGAAGAATTGTAAACCGTCTTGTTCAAGGAGATGTAGGAAGTGGAAAGACAATCGTGGCTATGATTCTTTTGTTATATATGATAGAAAATGGTTATCAAGGAGCTTTCATGGCTCCCACAGAGATTTTAGCGACCCAACACTATTTGGGAGTTTCTTCTAAAATGAAAGAGTTGGGCTTACGTGTAGAACTTTTAACGGGAAGCATTCGCGGCAAAAAGAGAAACGAATTGCTAACTGCATTAGGAGAAGGAAAAATTGACTTATTGATTGGAACACATGCCTTGTTGGAAGAAGAAGTGAGTTTTCATCAACTTGGTTTCATTGTCATTGATGAACAACATCGTTTCGGAGTTTTACAACGTCAAAAATTGCGTGAAAAAGGGATTTTAACCAATTTACTCGTGATGACGGCAACCCCGATTCCTCGTTCTTTGGCTCTTAGTATCTATGGAGATTTGGACGTTTCTATTTTAGACGAACTTCCTCCCGGAAGAAGTCCTATCAAGACAAAATGGATTGCTTCCGAGGAAGAAATGGAGAAAATGTATTCTTTTATTCGAAAGCAATTGCAGCAAGGGAGACAGGCTTACTTTGTAGCTCCTCTCATTGAGGAAAGTGATAAACTAGTCTTACACTCCATTCTGGAAGTGGAAAAAAAAATCAGAGAGAAACTTTCCGACTATAACATTTCTATTTTGCACGGACGAATGAAAAGTGCGGAAAAAGAGGAAATTATGCGGCAATTCCAGCAGAAAGAAATCGATATTTTAGTATCCACGACTGTGATTGAAGTGGGAATTGATGTTCCCAATGCTGTCATTATGACCATACTGAATGCCGAACGATTTGGACTTTCCGCTCTTCATCAGCTACGAGGGAGAGTGGGGCGAGGAAACAGTGCTTCTTTTTGTTTTTTAATTTCCAAGACGCAAAATGAAAGCTCCAAACAGAGATTAAAAATCATGGAAGCGACACAAGACGGTTTTGTGATCGCAGAAGAAGATCTAAAAATGAGAAATGCCGGAGAAATTTTCGGACTGCGCCAAAGCGGACTCTCTGATCTCCGATTTATCAATTTATTGCATGATGTCAAAACAATCAAATTAGTTCGAGACGAATGTATAGCATATTTACGAAAATATCAAGGAAAGATTTTACTTCCCGCTTTACAAGAAGATATTTTTCAAAAGTTTAAAGACAGTGTTCAAAAAGATTAA
- a CDS encoding MATE family efflux transporter, with protein sequence MKFREYLQLALPLTISTITQPLLGAVDTAVVGRLEDSVYLGGVAVGAVIFSTIYWLFGFLRINTSAYSAQALGSQKKEDKISSYFMPAVIAFFLGLSFLILQLPIFSLAQKIMDLKTVDVMEQANIYYRILIWGAPMVLIGYVNLGWLMGQKKIKQSMFLQISANILNIILDILFVHKWGMKVEGVAYATLISQCFSFAVGLFWIHQELHLFSLFSKGIHSFRKSPVTKFFIANTDLMIRTICLLTVTNMFVSKGSDFGKDILAANSLLFQIQYIISYFFDGFGNASSILAGESKGKKDKAMFRSLMKVSNQAIVGVSLFLFTVISIYPKGVISIFTSLPEIQNFAEIYYFWIQIFPFIIGVGLVYYAIFIGISNTSDIRNSMLFSLSLFLLSYYYIIPRFENHGLWLSFLIFSFGRSIYLFICIRKKNMLKF encoded by the coding sequence TTGAAATTTCGAGAATATTTGCAATTGGCTTTGCCTCTGACAATCTCTACCATCACTCAACCCTTACTAGGTGCTGTCGACACTGCAGTCGTAGGGAGATTGGAAGACTCCGTGTATCTTGGAGGAGTGGCTGTCGGAGCCGTTATTTTTAGCACAATTTATTGGCTTTTTGGTTTTCTGCGTATCAATACTTCCGCCTATTCTGCACAAGCATTAGGCAGTCAAAAAAAAGAAGATAAAATTTCTTCTTATTTCATGCCGGCAGTGATTGCCTTTTTTTTAGGACTTTCCTTTTTAATCTTACAGCTTCCTATTTTCAGCTTAGCACAAAAAATCATGGACTTAAAAACTGTGGATGTCATGGAACAAGCCAACATTTACTATCGTATCCTCATTTGGGGAGCTCCTATGGTTCTTATCGGCTATGTCAATTTGGGATGGCTCATGGGCCAAAAAAAAATCAAACAAAGCATGTTTTTGCAAATTTCTGCCAATATTTTGAATATTATCCTAGATATTCTGTTTGTTCATAAGTGGGGAATGAAAGTGGAAGGGGTTGCTTATGCAACCTTAATCTCTCAATGTTTCTCCTTTGCTGTAGGATTATTTTGGATACATCAAGAGTTGCATCTTTTTTCTCTTTTTTCGAAAGGAATTCATAGTTTCCGAAAATCACCGGTCACTAAATTTTTTATTGCCAATACCGATTTGATGATCCGAACTATCTGTTTGCTGACTGTGACAAATATGTTTGTTTCCAAAGGCTCCGATTTTGGAAAGGATATTTTAGCTGCAAATTCTCTTTTATTCCAAATTCAATATATCATTTCCTACTTCTTTGACGGCTTTGGAAATGCCTCCAGTATTTTGGCAGGAGAAAGCAAAGGGAAAAAAGACAAAGCAATGTTTCGTTCTCTTATGAAAGTATCCAATCAAGCAATTGTAGGAGTAAGTCTTTTCTTATTTACTGTGATAAGTATTTATCCGAAGGGAGTCATTTCTATTTTTACCTCGCTTCCGGAGATACAAAATTTTGCCGAAATTTACTACTTCTGGATTCAAATTTTTCCTTTTATCATAGGAGTTGGACTTGTATACTATGCTATTTTTATCGGAATCAGTAATACGAGCGATATTCGAAATTCCATGTTGTTTTCTTTGAGTCTCTTTTTACTCTCCTATTACTATATTATTCCAAGATTCGAAAATCACGGGCTTTGGCTCTCTTTTTTGATCTTTAGTTTCGGTCGAAGTATTTATCTATTTATTTGCATTCGAAAGAAAAATATGTTAAAATTTTGA
- the rfaE1 gene encoding D-glycero-beta-D-manno-heptose-7-phosphate kinase, whose translation MNQKDWIIKMTENFQKVKIAVLGDLMLDDYIIGKVERISPEAPVPVVNVEEEKFVLGGAANVVNNLSKLGAEVYCLGVIGTGHNSRRLLSAFDEEIHVEGIIRSEERPTIVKKRVLSGNHQLLRLDWEDSSPISKDLEEEVLKRFFNISDKIDAIILSDYNKGILTKRVSQEIIRICREKNIVVTVDPKPVNIQNYYGASSITPNRKEAYQCVGASMTYDIETLGMDLRKQYQLETVLITRSEEGMSLYENEIYTVPTFAKEVYDVTGAGDTVISVFTLSKVAGASWKEAAEIANTAAGLVVGKVGTSTVSIEEIQEEYCRIYE comes from the coding sequence ATGAATCAAAAAGATTGGATTATAAAGATGACAGAAAATTTTCAAAAAGTGAAAATAGCAGTTTTAGGAGATTTGATGTTGGATGATTACATTATAGGAAAAGTGGAGAGGATCTCTCCGGAAGCTCCTGTTCCTGTTGTCAATGTGGAAGAAGAAAAATTTGTACTGGGAGGAGCGGCAAACGTTGTCAATAATTTATCGAAGTTGGGAGCGGAAGTGTATTGTTTAGGAGTGATAGGAACCGGACATAATTCTAGAAGATTACTGTCTGCTTTTGATGAAGAGATTCATGTAGAGGGCATTATTCGCTCGGAAGAAAGACCTACGATTGTAAAAAAAAGAGTATTGAGTGGAAATCATCAGCTTCTTCGTTTGGATTGGGAGGACTCTTCTCCTATTTCAAAGGATTTGGAAGAGGAAGTATTGAAACGATTTTTCAATATTTCGGATAAAATTGATGCCATTATTTTATCGGATTATAATAAAGGAATCTTAACAAAACGAGTTTCCCAAGAAATTATTCGAATCTGTCGAGAAAAAAATATTGTGGTTACCGTTGATCCGAAGCCTGTAAATATTCAAAATTATTATGGAGCCTCTTCCATCACACCAAATCGAAAAGAGGCCTATCAATGTGTGGGGGCTTCCATGACTTATGATATTGAAACATTAGGAATGGATTTACGAAAACAATATCAACTAGAAACGGTTTTAATTACCCGGAGCGAGGAAGGAATGTCCTTATATGAGAATGAAATTTATACTGTTCCTACTTTTGCAAAGGAAGTATACGATGTGACAGGGGCAGGAGATACTGTAATCTCCGTTTTTACCTTGTCCAAAGTTGCAGGAGCTTCTTGGAAAGAGGCAGCGGAAATTGCAAATACGGCAGCCGGACTGGTAGTAGGAAAAGTGGGAACATCGACAGTCAGTATTGAAGAAATTCAAGAGGAATATTGTCGTATTTATGAATAA
- a CDS encoding YebC/PmpR family DNA-binding transcriptional regulator, which yields MSGHSKWNNIQHRKGAQDRKRAKLFTKFGRELTIAAKEGGGDPSFNPRLRLAIEKAKAGNMPKDILERAIKKGTGELEGVDFTEIRYEGYGPAGTAFIVDVVTDNKNRSASEVRTVFSRKGGNLGADGAVSWMFKKLGIIEVASEGLDLDEFMMAALEAGAEDVTDEGDSFEVVTDYTQLQTVAENLKAAGYTYMEAEISMVPDNKVEITDLETAKKVMLLFDSLDDLDDVQEVYSNFDIPEELLKQLD from the coding sequence GTGTCAGGACATAGTAAGTGGAATAATATCCAACATAGAAAAGGAGCTCAAGATAGAAAAAGAGCTAAGTTGTTTACAAAATTCGGAAGAGAATTGACTATTGCTGCAAAAGAAGGAGGGGGAGACCCCAGCTTCAATCCGAGATTACGTTTGGCAATTGAAAAAGCAAAAGCCGGAAACATGCCAAAAGATATTTTAGAAAGAGCCATAAAAAAAGGAACCGGAGAATTAGAAGGTGTTGATTTTACAGAAATTCGATATGAAGGATATGGACCTGCAGGAACTGCCTTTATCGTCGATGTAGTGACAGACAATAAAAATCGTTCCGCTTCCGAAGTAAGAACCGTCTTTTCAAGAAAAGGTGGAAACTTAGGAGCTGACGGAGCTGTCTCTTGGATGTTTAAAAAATTAGGAATCATTGAAGTGGCTTCAGAAGGATTGGACTTGGATGAATTTATGATGGCTGCCTTGGAAGCAGGAGCGGAAGATGTTACCGATGAAGGAGATAGTTTTGAAGTGGTGACGGATTATACCCAATTACAAACTGTTGCGGAAAACTTAAAAGCAGCCGGATATACGTATATGGAAGCTGAAATCTCTATGGTACCGGATAATAAAGTAGAAATCACGGATTTGGAAACAGCAAAAAAAGTAATGCTATTATTTGATTCTTTAGATGATTTGGATGATGTACAAGAAGTGTATTCTAATTTTGATATTCCAGAAGAATTATTAAAGCAATTGGATTAA
- a CDS encoding proline--tRNA ligase, giving the protein MRFSKAYIKTLKETPKEAEIISHQLLLRAGMIKKLASGLYTYLPLGFRTLKKVENIIREEMDRAGSQELLMPVLQPAELWRESGRWNVMGEEMVRLKDRHQRDFVLGPTNEEVITDIVRNDISSYKSLPINLYHIQTKVRDERRPRFGLMRSREFIMKDAYSFHTSQESLDEEFENMKNTYTRIFERCGLKFRPVEADSGAIGGSGSQEFHVLAESGEDEIIYSDGCSYAANVETAVSKVENPPKEEEKEIRLVSTPNISTIEDLSNFLKVPKHKTVKAMMYKDLGTDRFAMVLIRGDFEVNEVKLKNALDAVAIDLASDEEIEVLGFTKGYIGPYGLQNKNFTLIVDPTVLGVSNHILGGNQKDSHYINANYGRDYTADMIKDIRLVKAGEDCPKSNGKLHSARGIECGHIFKLGDKYSKALGASYLDEKGESKIMLMGCYGIGVGRTMAAAIEQNYDENGIIWPTALAPYLVDVIPANIKNTEQMKLAEKIYENLNKEHLDAMIDDRDERPGFKFKDADLIGFPFKIICGKKAAENIVELKIRKTGETLEVSADEVIPTIKELQTRY; this is encoded by the coding sequence ATGAGATTTAGTAAAGCGTATATCAAAACGCTAAAAGAAACCCCAAAAGAAGCAGAAATTATCAGTCATCAATTACTGCTACGAGCTGGAATGATTAAAAAACTGGCAAGTGGATTATATACCTATCTGCCTTTGGGATTTCGAACTCTAAAAAAAGTGGAAAATATTATTCGAGAGGAAATGGATAGAGCCGGTTCTCAAGAATTGCTGATGCCCGTGTTACAACCGGCGGAACTTTGGCGGGAAAGTGGAAGATGGAATGTCATGGGAGAAGAAATGGTTCGATTAAAGGACAGGCATCAACGAGATTTTGTATTAGGACCGACGAATGAAGAAGTCATTACAGACATTGTCAGAAATGACATTTCTTCTTACAAATCTTTGCCCATAAACTTGTATCACATCCAAACCAAAGTCCGAGATGAAAGAAGACCTCGATTCGGGTTGATGAGATCTCGAGAGTTCATCATGAAAGATGCTTACTCCTTTCATACTTCTCAAGAATCCTTAGACGAAGAATTTGAAAATATGAAAAATACCTATACCCGAATTTTTGAAAGATGCGGTTTAAAATTCAGACCGGTAGAAGCGGACTCGGGAGCCATTGGAGGAAGCGGATCTCAAGAATTTCATGTGTTGGCAGAATCAGGAGAAGATGAAATTATTTATTCCGACGGATGCTCCTATGCTGCGAATGTAGAAACAGCCGTGAGTAAAGTTGAAAATCCTCCAAAAGAAGAAGAAAAAGAAATTCGTTTGGTTTCTACACCGAATATTTCTACGATCGAAGATCTATCGAACTTTTTAAAAGTTCCGAAACATAAAACGGTCAAAGCGATGATGTACAAAGATTTAGGAACAGACCGGTTTGCGATGGTACTGATTCGAGGAGATTTTGAAGTCAATGAAGTTAAATTGAAAAATGCCTTGGATGCGGTTGCAATTGATTTGGCAAGTGATGAAGAAATAGAAGTCTTAGGTTTCACAAAAGGATATATCGGTCCTTATGGACTTCAAAATAAAAATTTCACTTTGATAGTGGATCCTACTGTCTTAGGAGTATCGAACCATATTCTAGGAGGAAACCAAAAAGACTCTCACTATATCAATGCAAACTATGGAAGAGATTATACAGCCGACATGATAAAAGACATTCGCCTGGTAAAAGCGGGAGAAGATTGTCCAAAATCGAATGGAAAATTGCACAGTGCCCGTGGAATCGAATGTGGACATATTTTTAAGCTTGGAGACAAATATTCTAAAGCTTTGGGAGCAAGCTACTTGGATGAAAAAGGAGAGTCCAAAATTATGCTGATGGGTTGCTATGGAATCGGAGTAGGAAGAACTATGGCAGCTGCGATTGAACAAAATTATGACGAGAATGGAATTATTTGGCCGACAGCCCTTGCCCCTTATCTGGTGGATGTGATTCCTGCCAATATTAAAAATACAGAACAAATGAAATTGGCAGAAAAAATTTATGAAAACTTAAACAAAGAGCACTTGGATGCCATGATAGATGATAGAGATGAAAGACCTGGATTTAAGTTCAAAGATGCAGATTTAATTGGCTTTCCATTTAAAATCATCTGTGGAAAAAAAGCAGCAGAAAACATTGTAGAGTTAAAAATTCGAAAAACCGGAGAAACTTTAGAAGTTTCTGCAGATGAAGTAATTCCTACGATAAAAGAATTACAAACACGATACTAA
- a CDS encoding type II toxin-antitoxin system RelE/ParE family toxin — protein MKYRMEFSQQGKKELKKLDAFTQKIIMKWICKNLIDTENPTIHGKELKGNLKCFWRYRVGNYRLLADIQDETVTILSIKIGHRKEIYE, from the coding sequence ATGAAATACCGAATGGAATTTTCACAACAAGGAAAAAAGGAATTGAAAAAATTAGATGCCTTTACTCAAAAAATTATTATGAAGTGGATCTGTAAAAATCTAATTGATACGGAAAATCCAACAATACATGGAAAAGAACTAAAGGGAAACTTAAAGTGCTTTTGGCGTTATCGTGTCGGAAATTACAGGTTATTAGCCGATATTCAAGACGAAACGGTAACCATTTTATCAATCAAAATAGGACACAGAAAAGAAATTTATGAGTAA
- a CDS encoding cob(I)yrinic acid a,c-diamide adenosyltransferase: MKSYVQVYTGNGKGKTTASLGLAIRALGNDWTVLLCQFMKGQNYGELKSLASFQNMTIRRFGTGNFIRRLENVQDIDRKLAREGYLFLKEALRSGEYSLVIADEIFVARRFELISTEEILELMSLKSEKTELILTGRHAPEEIMEKADLVTEMREIKHYLKQGVKAREGIER; encoded by the coding sequence ATGAAATCATATGTACAAGTGTATACAGGAAATGGAAAGGGAAAGACAACAGCTTCTTTAGGCCTAGCGATTCGTGCTTTGGGGAATGATTGGACTGTTTTACTTTGTCAATTTATGAAGGGACAAAATTATGGGGAATTAAAATCCTTAGCCAGTTTTCAAAATATGACAATTCGTCGTTTTGGAACGGGAAATTTCATTCGAAGATTGGAAAATGTACAGGATATAGACAGAAAGTTGGCAAGGGAGGGTTATCTTTTTCTGAAGGAAGCTCTTAGAAGTGGGGAATATTCCTTGGTTATTGCAGATGAGATTTTTGTAGCAAGACGCTTTGAACTGATTTCCACAGAAGAAATTTTGGAATTGATGAGCTTGAAATCAGAGAAAACGGAGTTGATTTTGACCGGAAGGCATGCCCCGGAAGAAATTATGGAAAAGGCAGATTTAGTAACAGAAATGAGAGAGATAAAACATTATTTGAAACAAGGAGTCAAGGCAAGAGAAGGGATTGAGAGATAG
- a CDS encoding DUF6290 family protein — protein sequence MSIISLRLNEKEEKLLREFSAFEGLGISSYIKKIIYERLEDEYDIKCFDKAYQEYLESGKKSYSFDEVLNELGIEL from the coding sequence ATGTCTATTATTTCTTTACGACTAAATGAAAAAGAAGAAAAATTATTAAGAGAATTCTCAGCATTTGAGGGCTTGGGAATCTCCTCATATATCAAAAAAATTATCTATGAAAGATTAGAGGATGAGTATGATATTAAATGTTTTGATAAAGCATATCAGGAATATCTGGAAAGTGGAAAAAAATCATATTCTTTTGATGAAGTTTTAAATGAATTGGGAATTGAGCTATGA
- a CDS encoding carboxypeptidase M32 gives MKDKIQTFKTYIKEKKYLLATIEVLQWELETLAPKQGQEYLSEVLAYMSMKDYELSTSEAFQTLVSELLEKKSSFDLLLQKELEEVAEEIEKMKKIPADEYRDYAELCAKNQGVWEEAKQKNDFSLVEGNLTKIFDYNRKFANYLRKEEKTLYDVLLRDYEKGMTCEKLDVFFASLKAEIVPLLHNIQKTKKKHFSFLTAPVPKETQKQFCCFLAEYLGFDFERGILAESEHPFTLNINKKDVRITTKYIEHLPFSSIFSTIHETGHALYEQQIGEELLSSLLGSGGSMGLHESQSRFWENVIGRSLTFWKELYPQLQKKFPSLEHISLEEFYEAINQVEASFIRTEADELTYCLHIMLRYELEKSLIEGNLSVKELPKAWKEKMREYLGVEVSNNQEGVLQDVHWFAGLIGYFPSYALGNVYASQLFHSMKQDLDLTEYSQETIRKIRLWLGENIHQYGKCKTTTELIREITGEDLNPSYYIQYLKEKYEALCF, from the coding sequence ATGAAAGACAAAATTCAAACATTCAAAACATATATCAAAGAAAAAAAATATCTTTTAGCTACCATAGAAGTATTGCAATGGGAATTGGAGACTTTAGCTCCCAAACAGGGACAAGAATATCTATCCGAAGTCTTAGCCTATATGAGTATGAAAGATTATGAGTTAAGCACTTCTGAAGCCTTTCAAACTCTGGTAAGCGAGTTGTTAGAAAAGAAAAGTTCCTTCGATTTGCTATTACAAAAAGAGTTGGAAGAGGTTGCAGAAGAAATAGAAAAGATGAAAAAAATTCCTGCAGACGAATATCGAGATTATGCAGAATTATGTGCTAAAAATCAGGGAGTCTGGGAAGAGGCCAAACAAAAAAATGATTTCAGTCTTGTAGAAGGGAATTTGACAAAAATCTTTGATTATAATCGAAAATTTGCAAACTATTTACGAAAAGAGGAAAAAACTCTTTATGATGTATTGCTGCGAGATTACGAGAAAGGAATGACCTGTGAAAAATTAGATGTCTTCTTTGCAAGCTTGAAAGCGGAAATTGTTCCTCTTCTCCATAATATTCAAAAAACAAAAAAGAAACATTTCTCTTTTCTGACAGCTCCTGTTCCGAAAGAAACTCAAAAACAATTTTGTTGCTTTCTTGCAGAGTATTTAGGCTTTGATTTTGAACGAGGAATTTTAGCAGAAAGTGAACATCCTTTCACTCTGAATATCAACAAAAAAGATGTGAGAATTACGACAAAATATATAGAACATTTACCTTTTTCTTCTATTTTCAGTACCATTCATGAAACGGGACATGCTCTCTATGAGCAACAAATTGGAGAAGAACTTCTTTCCAGCCTACTGGGATCCGGAGGCAGCATGGGCTTGCATGAATCCCAATCTCGTTTTTGGGAAAATGTCATAGGAAGAAGTTTAACATTTTGGAAAGAACTATATCCTCAATTACAAAAAAAATTTCCTAGTCTAGAGCATATCTCCTTAGAAGAATTCTATGAAGCAATCAATCAGGTGGAAGCTTCCTTCATACGAACGGAAGCGGACGAATTGACCTATTGTCTCCATATTATGCTACGTTATGAGCTTGAAAAATCATTAATAGAAGGAAATCTTTCCGTCAAAGAATTGCCAAAAGCTTGGAAGGAAAAAATGAGAGAGTATTTGGGAGTGGAAGTCTCCAACAATCAGGAGGGAGTTTTGCAAGATGTCCATTGGTTTGCCGGTTTAATTGGATACTTTCCGTCTTATGCCCTAGGGAATGTCTATGCCTCTCAACTCTTTCATAGTATGAAACAAGATTTGGATTTAACAGAGTATTCCCAAGAAACGATCCGAAAAATTCGTCTTTGGTTGGGAGAAAACATTCATCAATATGGGAAATGTAAAACAACTACGGAGCTAATTCGAGAAATCACAGGGGAAGACTTAAATCCAAGCTATTATATTCAATACTTAAAAGAAAAATACGAAGCACTTTGCTTCTAA